A window from Erythrobacter sp. YJ-T3-07 encodes these proteins:
- the rpsP gene encoding 30S ribosomal protein S16, which produces MAIALRLSRGGAKKRPYYRIVAADSRYPRDGRYLEQIGTYNPLLAKDDEKRVQLNEDRAKYWLGVGAQPSDRVARFLDVAGIRERAARNNPNKAEPGEKAKERAEEKAAKEAEAAEALKAAQEAPAEEEAKAEDTAAEAPAEEAAGEEKAEG; this is translated from the coding sequence ATGGCTATTGCACTCCGACTTTCCCGTGGCGGCGCCAAGAAGCGCCCCTATTACCGCATCGTTGCCGCCGACTCGCGCTATCCGCGTGACGGCCGCTATCTCGAGCAGATCGGCACCTACAACCCGTTGCTCGCCAAGGACGACGAGAAGCGCGTCCAGCTGAACGAAGACCGCGCCAAGTACTGGCTCGGCGTCGGCGCGCAGCCGAGCGACCGTGTCGCCCGCTTCCTCGATGTCGCCGGCATCCGTGAGCGTGCTGCGCGCAACAACCCGAACAAGGCCGAGCCGGGCGAAAAGGCCAAGGAACGCGCCGAGGAAAAGGCCGCCAAGGAAGCCGAAGCCGCCGAAGCGCTGAAGGCTGCCCAGGAAGCTCCGGCTGAAGAAGAAGCCAAGGCTGAAGACACCGCCGCCGAAGCTCCGGCTGAAGAAGCTGCGGGCGAAGAAAAGGCCGAAGGCTGA
- the rpsA gene encoding 30S ribosomal protein S1, translating into MATAANPTRDDFEALLNEQLGDADDGGFEGRVVKGTVTAIENGMAMIDVGLKSEGRVDLREFMRNEDEHGLEVGSEVEVYVDRVENADGEAMLSRDRARREAAWDRLENEFGEGKRVEGRIFGRVKGGFTVDLDGAVAFLPGSQVDIRPVRDVTPLMDQPQPFQILKMDRRRGNIVVSRRAVLEETRAEQRSELISDLAEGQVVDGVVKNITDYGAFVDLGGIDGLLHVTDMSYKRVNHPSEVIEIGQTVTVQIIRINAETQRISLGMKQLESDPWDGVAAKYPVGMKLTGQVTNITEYGAFVEVEPGIEGLVHVSEMSWTKKNVHPGKIVSTSQEVEVMVLEVDSEKRRISLGLKQAQRNPWEEFAEAHPIGSEVEGEVKNATEFGLFIGLPGDVDGMVHMSDIAWGISGEDALALHRKGEEVKAIVLDVDIDKERISLGMKQLEKGAPTEAAAGGSLRRGETVTVTVLEVRDGGLEVQVGEDGATGFIKRSDLGRDRDEQRPDRFQAGQKIDAMVTGFDRSKKPTFSIKAYQIAEEKQAVQQYGSADSGASLGDILGEALKKQD; encoded by the coding sequence ATGGCAACTGCAGCCAACCCGACGCGCGACGATTTCGAAGCGCTACTCAACGAACAGCTCGGCGATGCCGATGATGGCGGCTTCGAAGGCCGCGTCGTCAAGGGCACCGTCACCGCCATCGAAAACGGCATGGCGATGATCGATGTCGGCCTGAAGAGCGAAGGCCGCGTCGACCTGCGCGAATTCATGCGCAACGAAGACGAGCACGGCCTCGAAGTCGGCAGCGAAGTCGAAGTCTATGTCGACCGCGTCGAAAACGCCGATGGCGAAGCGATGCTCAGCCGCGACCGCGCCCGCCGCGAAGCCGCGTGGGATCGCCTCGAAAACGAATTCGGCGAAGGCAAGCGCGTCGAAGGCCGCATCTTCGGCCGCGTCAAGGGCGGCTTCACCGTCGACCTCGACGGCGCCGTGGCCTTCCTCCCCGGCAGCCAGGTCGATATCCGCCCCGTGCGCGACGTCACCCCGCTGATGGACCAGCCCCAGCCCTTCCAGATCCTCAAGATGGATCGCCGCCGCGGCAACATCGTCGTCTCGCGTCGTGCGGTGCTTGAAGAAACCCGCGCCGAACAGCGCAGCGAACTGATCAGCGATCTGGCCGAAGGCCAGGTGGTCGACGGTGTGGTCAAGAACATCACCGATTACGGTGCGTTCGTCGACCTGGGCGGCATCGACGGCCTGCTCCACGTCACCGACATGAGCTACAAGCGGGTCAACCACCCGAGCGAAGTGATCGAGATCGGCCAGACCGTGACCGTGCAGATCATCCGCATCAATGCCGAAACGCAGCGCATCAGCCTCGGCATGAAGCAGCTCGAAAGCGATCCGTGGGATGGCGTCGCCGCCAAGTACCCGGTCGGCATGAAGCTGACGGGCCAGGTGACCAACATCACCGAATACGGCGCCTTCGTCGAAGTCGAGCCGGGCATCGAAGGCCTGGTCCACGTTTCGGAAATGAGCTGGACCAAGAAGAACGTCCACCCGGGCAAGATCGTCTCGACCTCGCAGGAAGTCGAAGTCATGGTGCTGGAAGTCGATTCCGAAAAGCGCCGCATCTCGCTCGGCCTCAAGCAGGCCCAGCGCAACCCGTGGGAAGAGTTCGCCGAAGCGCACCCGATCGGCAGCGAAGTCGAAGGCGAAGTCAAGAACGCCACCGAATTCGGCCTGTTCATCGGCCTTCCGGGCGACGTCGACGGCATGGTCCACATGTCCGACATCGCGTGGGGCATCTCGGGCGAAGACGCGCTGGCGCTTCACCGCAAGGGTGAAGAGGTCAAGGCGATCGTTCTCGACGTCGACATCGACAAGGAACGCATCAGCCTGGGCATGAAGCAGCTCGAAAAGGGTGCGCCGACCGAAGCCGCCGCCGGTGGTTCGCTGCGTCGCGGCGAAACCGTCACCGTCACCGTCCTCGAAGTCCGCGATGGCGGCCTCGAAGTGCAGGTTGGCGAAGACGGCGCGACCGGCTTCATCAAGCGTTCGGACCTCGGCCGCGACCGCGACGAACAGCGTCCGGATCGCTTCCAGGCGGGCCAGAAGATCGACGCGATGGTCACCGGGTTCGACCGCAGCAAGAAGCCGACCTTCTCGATCAAGGCGTACCAGATCGCCGAAGAGAAGCAGGCGGTGCAGCAGTACGGCTCGGCCGACAGCGGCGCCTCGCTGGGCGACATCCTGGGCGAAGCGCTCAAGAAGCAGGACTAA
- a CDS encoding TIGR02300 family protein: MVKPEWGTKRTCPKCGTRFYDLGNEDPVTCIECENTWTPEPVLKSKQPIPFEEEKKKKDEEADSDLADDDLEDIDVDDDDDSPDNEVDLGGDDDLGVAKSKGDDDDNDDT; encoded by the coding sequence ATGGTCAAACCCGAATGGGGCACCAAGCGCACCTGCCCCAAGTGCGGCACGCGTTTCTACGATCTGGGCAATGAAGACCCGGTGACCTGCATCGAATGCGAGAACACCTGGACGCCCGAGCCGGTGCTCAAGTCGAAGCAGCCGATTCCCTTCGAGGAAGAGAAGAAGAAGAAGGACGAGGAGGCCGACAGCGATCTGGCCGATGACGATCTGGAGGATATCGACGTCGATGACGACGACGATTCGCCGGATAACGAGGTCGATCTGGGCGGCGACGACGATCTGGGCGTCGCCAAGTCCAAGGGTGACGACGACGATAACGACGACACCTGA
- a CDS encoding proline iminopeptidase-family hydrolase, with protein sequence MIRTILVTAALALSGCATLPPPETVRAPAPVQTVAVEAYAAPDRELMVPVEGGNVYIRVNGDLDAAPPVVFLHGGPGGTHNGLASMLGLADERGVILYDQLDSGKSDHPNDPANWRVERFVEELETIRRTLGVERWHVVGHSWGSAIALEYAAKYPQHVASTVLGGTYINTERWIADANILLEDLPQDVQQTIAACETDASPPAEQCAAATDAFYAEFNRREPATAALRAYSERIGGQGFNPVIYNAMWGPSEFRSKGSLKTYDAVPLLAQIDGSRTLFLIGQYDEARIDTVQDYVAMTPGAEFGVVPGAAHGFFTDRPMESKAILRAWLARHDAP encoded by the coding sequence ATGATCCGCACCATCCTTGTCACCGCTGCGCTCGCCCTGTCGGGATGCGCAACGCTTCCTCCGCCCGAGACAGTGCGCGCCCCTGCCCCGGTCCAGACCGTTGCGGTGGAAGCCTACGCCGCGCCCGACCGCGAGTTGATGGTCCCCGTCGAAGGCGGCAACGTGTATATCCGCGTAAACGGCGATCTCGACGCAGCGCCGCCGGTGGTGTTCCTCCACGGCGGCCCCGGCGGCACGCATAACGGCCTCGCTTCGATGCTCGGGCTGGCGGACGAGCGTGGGGTGATCCTGTACGACCAACTCGACAGCGGGAAGTCCGACCACCCGAACGATCCCGCCAACTGGCGCGTCGAGCGGTTTGTCGAGGAACTGGAGACGATCCGGCGAACGCTCGGCGTCGAACGCTGGCACGTGGTCGGCCACAGCTGGGGATCGGCAATCGCGCTGGAATATGCCGCGAAGTACCCGCAGCATGTCGCCTCCACCGTGCTGGGCGGGACCTACATCAATACCGAGCGGTGGATCGCGGATGCCAACATCCTGCTCGAAGACCTGCCGCAGGATGTCCAGCAAACCATCGCCGCGTGCGAGACCGACGCATCCCCACCTGCGGAGCAATGCGCCGCAGCAACCGACGCGTTCTACGCCGAGTTCAACCGCCGCGAACCGGCCACCGCCGCGCTGCGCGCCTATTCCGAAAGGATCGGAGGACAGGGCTTCAACCCGGTGATCTACAACGCAATGTGGGGGCCGAGCGAGTTTCGCTCCAAGGGCTCGCTCAAGACCTACGACGCGGTCCCGCTGCTCGCGCAGATCGACGGTTCGCGTACGCTGTTCCTGATCGGCCAGTACGACGAGGCGCGGATCGACACCGTGCAGGATTATGTGGCGATGACGCCGGGTGCCGAATTCGGCGTGGTTCCCGGAGCGGCACACGGCTTCTTCACGGACCGCCCGATGGAGAGCAAGGCGATCCTGCGCGCGTGGCTGGCAAGGCACGACGCACCGTGA
- the aroA gene encoding 3-phosphoshikimate 1-carboxyvinyltransferase — translation MNDTAASHRFSPAGPLRGSIAVPGDKSISHRSLILGAMAVGETRVSGLLEGEDVLATAAAMRAMGADLYRDDDATWHVHGVGIGGLLQPQAAIDCGNSGTSARLLMGLVASHGITVTFTGDASLSKRPMGRVIDPLSQMGARFTPSPGGTMPLMLEGAHPAVPIAYRLPVASAQVKSAVLLAGLNTPGVISVIEPVPTRDHSERMLRGFGAELEIGEEDGTRVIRLTGQVDLRPQTLTVPGDPSSAAFFMVAATLVEGSDLTIRNVGMNPTRAGLVDVLRQMGANIEEVDAREVGGEPVADLRVRHASLKGIEVDPAIAPSMIDEFPVLFVAAALAKGTTVTRGLEELRVKESDRLATMTAALETISARVEERDDGLTIHGTGGEPLRGSANARVKTHLDHRIAMSMAVAGLVTRDGVEVDDTSPIATSFPNFMALLNEVTR, via the coding sequence ATGAATGACACCGCTGCCTCCCATCGCTTCAGCCCTGCCGGCCCCTTGCGCGGGAGCATCGCGGTGCCCGGCGACAAGTCGATCAGCCACCGCTCGCTGATCCTGGGCGCGATGGCCGTGGGCGAAACGCGCGTTTCCGGCCTGCTGGAGGGCGAGGACGTGCTGGCGACCGCCGCCGCGATGCGGGCGATGGGCGCGGATCTCTACCGCGATGACGATGCAACCTGGCACGTTCATGGCGTCGGCATCGGCGGATTGCTGCAACCGCAGGCGGCGATCGACTGCGGCAATAGCGGCACCTCGGCCCGCCTGCTGATGGGGCTGGTCGCGAGCCACGGGATCACCGTGACCTTCACCGGCGATGCGAGCCTGTCGAAACGCCCGATGGGCCGCGTGATCGATCCGTTGAGCCAGATGGGCGCGCGCTTCACCCCCAGCCCCGGCGGCACCATGCCGCTGATGCTGGAAGGCGCGCATCCTGCCGTACCGATCGCCTACCGCCTGCCCGTCGCGAGCGCACAGGTGAAGAGCGCGGTGCTGCTCGCCGGGCTCAATACGCCGGGCGTCATCTCGGTGATCGAGCCGGTGCCCACCCGCGACCACTCCGAACGCATGCTGCGCGGCTTCGGCGCTGAGCTGGAGATTGGCGAGGAGGACGGCACCCGCGTGATTCGCCTGACCGGGCAGGTCGACCTGCGCCCCCAGACCCTCACCGTGCCGGGCGATCCCTCCTCTGCCGCCTTCTTCATGGTCGCCGCCACGCTGGTCGAGGGGAGCGACCTCACGATCCGCAATGTCGGCATGAACCCGACCCGCGCCGGGCTGGTCGACGTGCTGCGGCAGATGGGTGCCAATATCGAGGAAGTCGACGCTCGCGAAGTTGGCGGAGAGCCTGTCGCGGACCTGCGCGTGCGCCATGCATCGCTCAAGGGCATCGAGGTCGATCCGGCCATTGCGCCGAGCATGATCGACGAATTCCCCGTACTGTTCGTCGCCGCCGCCTTGGCAAAGGGCACCACGGTTACCCGCGGGCTCGAAGAACTGCGGGTCAAGGAAAGCGACCGCCTCGCCACCATGACCGCCGCGCTGGAGACGATCAGCGCGCGGGTGGAAGAGCGTGACGACGGGCTGACGATCCACGGAACCGGCGGCGAACCGCTGCGCGGCAGTGCCAATGCGCGGGTAAAGACGCATCTCGATCACCGCATCGCGATGAGCATGGCGGTCGCGGGCCTCGTCACCCGCGACGGGGTGGAGGTGGACGACACCAGCCCCATCGCGACCAGCTTCCCCAATTTCATGGCGCTGCTGAATGAGGTGACGCGGTGA
- a CDS encoding EAL domain-containing protein yields MAGCSQCKSPQHEFAIAMAFQPIVDCETGAVFAYEALVRGENGESAAWVLSQVTDETRYAFDQQCRVTAIEGAVKAGILETDARLSINFLPNAVYSPLACIQLTLATARACDLPTDRLLFELTENERMDDTEHVRNIVESYKSMGFSTAIDDFGAGHAGLGLLAKIQTDYLKLDMELIRAIDTSVSRRVIVEGIVRIAERLGITVIAEGIETVEEWTTLRLLGIRYCQGYLFAKPGLRTLPQVDWPTPLEPLKSAAA; encoded by the coding sequence ATGGCTGGCTGTTCGCAGTGCAAATCGCCGCAGCACGAGTTCGCGATCGCGATGGCGTTCCAGCCGATCGTCGATTGCGAGACGGGCGCCGTGTTCGCCTACGAAGCGCTGGTGCGCGGCGAGAACGGCGAGAGTGCCGCCTGGGTCCTCTCGCAGGTCACTGACGAGACGCGCTACGCCTTCGATCAGCAATGCCGGGTGACCGCGATCGAGGGCGCGGTGAAGGCGGGCATTCTAGAGACCGACGCCAGGCTTTCGATCAACTTCCTGCCCAATGCGGTCTATTCGCCGCTCGCCTGTATCCAGCTGACCCTGGCGACCGCGCGGGCGTGCGACCTGCCGACCGATCGCCTGCTGTTCGAACTGACCGAGAACGAGCGGATGGATGATACCGAGCACGTGCGGAACATCGTCGAGAGCTACAAGAGCATGGGCTTCAGCACCGCGATCGACGATTTCGGGGCGGGGCACGCGGGGCTGGGCCTGCTGGCAAAAATCCAGACCGACTATCTCAAGCTGGACATGGAGCTGATCCGTGCGATCGACACATCGGTATCGCGCCGGGTGATCGTCGAAGGGATCGTGCGCATTGCCGAGAGGCTGGGCATCACGGTGATCGCCGAGGGGATCGAGACCGTGGAGGAGTGGACCACGCTCAGGCTGTTGGGCATCCGCTATTGCCAGGGATACCTGTTCGCGAAGCCCGGCTTGCGCACGCTGCCGCAGGTGGATTGGCCGACCCCGCTAGAGCCTCTGAAGAGCGCCGCGGCCTGA
- the ffh gene encoding signal recognition particle protein, whose protein sequence is MFDALSDRLGNTFDRLRGRGALREQDVRDAMREVRIALLEADVALPVARDFIERVTEKAVGEAVLKSVTPGQQVVKIVNDELVAMLGGSDSEDGHVPLTLDAKPPVVIMMVGLQGSGKTTSTAKLGKLIREKHGKKAMMASLDVNRPAAQEQLAVLGEQAQVDTLPIIEGQQPVDIARRALESAKLRNVDVVLLDTAGRLHVDEALMAEMKAVASVATPTEVLLVVDSLTGQDAVNVAQSFSDEVPLTGVILTRMDGDARGGAALSMRAVTGKPIKFAGVGEKLDALEAFHPRRVAERILGMGDVVSLVEKAAESIKVEEAELLAKRMAKGQFDLNDLRMQLQQMQNMGGLGMLAGMMPGMKKAKAAMQASGMDDKVLVHMDAIMGSMTAKERANPALLNAKRKKRVAAGSGTNVQDVNKVLKMHQEMSRAMKQIKKMGGMKGLAAMLGGGGGMGGLPGMGGKGMPQIPGMDGQGMGDVDMSKLPPELKKLLPKK, encoded by the coding sequence ATGTTCGACGCACTGTCGGATCGCCTTGGCAATACCTTCGACCGCCTGCGCGGGCGCGGTGCCCTGCGCGAACAGGACGTGCGCGACGCGATGCGCGAAGTGCGAATCGCTCTGCTCGAAGCCGACGTCGCGCTGCCCGTCGCGCGCGACTTCATCGAGCGGGTCACCGAAAAGGCCGTTGGCGAAGCGGTCCTCAAATCGGTCACCCCCGGCCAGCAGGTCGTCAAGATCGTCAATGACGAGCTGGTCGCGATGCTCGGCGGGTCGGACAGCGAGGACGGCCACGTTCCGCTGACGCTCGACGCCAAGCCGCCGGTCGTCATCATGATGGTCGGCCTGCAGGGCTCGGGTAAGACGACCAGCACCGCCAAGCTCGGCAAGCTGATCCGCGAGAAGCACGGCAAGAAGGCCATGATGGCCTCGCTCGACGTCAATCGTCCGGCCGCGCAGGAGCAGCTGGCGGTGCTCGGCGAGCAGGCGCAGGTCGACACGCTGCCGATCATCGAAGGCCAGCAGCCGGTCGATATTGCGCGCCGGGCGCTCGAATCGGCGAAGCTGCGCAATGTCGACGTGGTGCTGCTCGATACCGCGGGCCGTCTGCATGTCGACGAAGCGCTGATGGCCGAGATGAAGGCCGTGGCGAGCGTTGCGACGCCGACCGAAGTGCTGCTGGTGGTCGACAGCCTGACCGGTCAGGACGCGGTCAACGTTGCGCAGAGCTTCAGCGACGAAGTGCCGCTGACCGGCGTGATCCTGACGCGGATGGACGGCGATGCGCGCGGCGGTGCGGCGCTTTCGATGCGCGCGGTCACCGGCAAGCCGATCAAGTTTGCGGGCGTGGGCGAAAAGCTCGACGCGCTCGAAGCCTTCCACCCGCGCCGGGTTGCCGAACGCATCCTGGGCATGGGCGATGTCGTGTCGCTGGTCGAGAAGGCGGCGGAATCGATCAAGGTCGAGGAAGCCGAGCTTCTCGCCAAGCGGATGGCCAAGGGCCAGTTCGACCTCAACGACCTGCGCATGCAGCTGCAGCAGATGCAGAACATGGGCGGGCTCGGAATGCTGGCGGGCATGATGCCCGGCATGAAGAAGGCCAAGGCCGCGATGCAGGCCAGCGGCATGGACGACAAGGTGCTCGTCCACATGGATGCGATCATGGGCTCGATGACGGCCAAGGAACGTGCCAATCCCGCGCTGCTCAACGCCAAGCGCAAGAAGCGCGTGGCGGCGGGCAGCGGCACCAACGTGCAGGACGTGAACAAGGTGCTCAAGATGCACCAGGAAATGTCCCGCGCGATGAAGCAGATCAAGAAGATGGGCGGGATGAAGGGCCTTGCCGCGATGCTGGGCGGAGGCGGCGGAATGGGCGGCCTTCCCGGCATGGGCGGCAAGGGAATGCCCCAAATTCCCGGGATGGACGGACAGGGCATGGGCGATGTCGACATGAGCAAGCTGCCGCCCGAGCTCAAAAAGCTTCTTCCCAAGAAATAA
- the rimM gene encoding ribosome maturation factor RimM (Essential for efficient processing of 16S rRNA), whose protein sequence is MVLAAVTGAHGVAGEVRLKLFGDDVDALKAHKTFNDGQLTASKIRSDNKGGAIARFAEVPDRTAAEAMRGTLLSVSRDALPPLEEGEFYHADLIGLPVVTTDGAAVGRVIDVANYGATDIVEIAHDPVPEKGPKTFMVPMIPTAVPEWDDKRLVIAAEFAE, encoded by the coding sequence ATTGTTTTAGCCGCCGTCACCGGCGCGCACGGGGTGGCGGGCGAGGTTCGCCTCAAGCTGTTCGGCGATGATGTCGATGCGCTCAAGGCGCACAAGACCTTCAATGACGGCCAGCTGACCGCCTCCAAGATCCGCTCCGACAACAAGGGTGGGGCGATCGCCCGCTTCGCCGAGGTTCCCGACCGCACCGCTGCCGAAGCCATGCGCGGCACCTTGCTTAGCGTATCGCGCGACGCGCTGCCCCCGCTCGAAGAAGGCGAGTTCTATCACGCCGACCTGATCGGCCTGCCGGTGGTGACCACCGACGGGGCCGCAGTCGGCCGCGTGATCGATGTTGCCAATTACGGCGCGACCGACATTGTCGAGATCGCGCATGATCCCGTGCCCGAAAAGGGCCCGAAGACCTTCATGGTCCCGATGATCCCGACTGCCGTGCCCGAATGGGATGACAAGCGCCTTGTGATCGCCGCCGAATTCGCTGAGTAG
- the gloB gene encoding hydroxyacylglutathione hydrolase, whose protein sequence is MLQIHQFPCLSDNYGFLLHDPDSGQTAAIDTPDGAEYLAQAEAKGWRITHIWNTHWHPDHAGGNKAIVEATGAQVIAPQEVHKLSPIDRVVAHGDAVTLGEHTAQVIDVSGHTNGHIAFHLPADGIAFVGDSVFALGCGRMFEGEPQQFWDSLARIKALPPETTLYCAHEYTAANAKFALHADPENEALKAYAQEIDAKRAQDEPTVPTVLSRELETNPFLRADAPEMQARWGGESPADTFAKLRAAKDSF, encoded by the coding sequence CTGCTCCAGATCCACCAGTTCCCCTGTCTCAGCGACAATTACGGCTTCCTGCTGCACGATCCCGACAGCGGGCAGACCGCCGCGATCGACACGCCGGATGGCGCGGAATATCTCGCGCAGGCCGAGGCAAAGGGCTGGCGGATCACGCACATCTGGAACACCCACTGGCACCCCGACCACGCCGGCGGGAACAAGGCCATCGTCGAGGCCACAGGCGCGCAGGTGATCGCACCGCAGGAAGTCCACAAGCTCTCCCCTATCGACCGTGTGGTGGCGCATGGCGATGCGGTGACCTTGGGCGAGCACACGGCGCAGGTGATCGACGTATCGGGCCACACGAATGGCCATATCGCCTTCCACCTGCCCGCAGACGGCATTGCCTTCGTCGGTGACAGCGTGTTCGCGCTGGGCTGCGGGCGGATGTTCGAAGGCGAGCCGCAGCAGTTCTGGGACAGCCTTGCGCGGATCAAGGCGCTGCCGCCCGAAACCACGCTCTACTGCGCGCATGAATACACCGCCGCGAATGCGAAGTTCGCGCTCCACGCCGATCCGGAGAATGAGGCGCTGAAGGCTTACGCGCAGGAGATCGATGCAAAGCGCGCGCAGGACGAACCGACCGTGCCCACGGTCCTCTCGCGCGAGCTGGAGACCAACCCCTTCCTTCGTGCCGATGCCCCCGAGATGCAGGCGCGCTGGGGCGGAGAAAGCCCGGCGGATACCTTTGCCAAGCTGCGCGCGGCGAAGGACAGCTTCTGA
- a CDS encoding GNAT family N-acetyltransferase: MTALSPGRIVVRRDDLTGEATRSLIELHLRGMHAQSPPGAVFALDLSGLTRPDVEVWSAWLGDAIAGVGALRLLRDGTGEIKSMRTHPDFLRRGVADAILASIVSRAQELGLHRLSLETGSGAAFEPAIRFYRARGFAPGAAFGDYVKSDFNQFFHRDLAAPRG, translated from the coding sequence ATGACGGCGCTATCGCCCGGTCGGATTGTCGTTCGTCGCGATGATCTGACGGGCGAAGCCACCCGTTCCCTCATCGAACTGCACCTGCGGGGGATGCACGCGCAGTCCCCGCCCGGAGCCGTGTTCGCGCTCGACCTGAGCGGCCTGACACGGCCCGATGTGGAAGTCTGGTCGGCCTGGCTCGGTGACGCAATCGCCGGTGTCGGCGCGCTGCGGCTGCTCCGCGATGGAACGGGCGAGATCAAGTCGATGCGAACCCACCCCGATTTTCTCAGGCGCGGGGTCGCGGACGCCATTTTGGCTTCGATCGTCTCCCGCGCGCAGGAACTGGGCCTGCACCGCCTCTCTCTGGAAACCGGCAGCGGTGCGGCTTTCGAGCCCGCGATCCGCTTCTACCGCGCTCGCGGCTTCGCGCCGGGTGCGGCTTTCGGCGACTATGTGAAGAGCGACTTCAACCAGTTCTTCCACCGCGATCTCGCCGCGCCGCGAGGCTAA
- the cmk gene encoding (d)CMP kinase — MIIAVDGPTASGKGTLARAIAAHVGLPHLDTGLLYRAVGRQVQLAGTDPDAEADALAAADFPDSLLSDPELRSEAIGGYASRVSIHPQVRAALLERQRAFAQQAGGAVLDGRDIGTVICPGADVKLFVTASLDARADRRFAEMRSQGREITREEIRAQIERRDERDMNRKDAPLKPAPDAFVLDTTALDKDAAIAAAIEAVEQARGQTR, encoded by the coding sequence GTGATCATCGCCGTCGACGGCCCCACCGCCAGCGGCAAGGGCACTCTTGCCAGGGCCATCGCTGCGCATGTCGGCCTGCCGCATCTCGATACCGGCCTGCTCTACCGCGCCGTCGGGCGGCAGGTGCAGCTTGCCGGGACGGACCCGGACGCCGAAGCGGATGCTCTGGCCGCGGCGGACTTTCCCGACAGCCTGCTATCCGATCCGGAACTGCGCAGCGAGGCGATCGGCGGCTATGCCAGTCGCGTCTCGATCCACCCGCAGGTGCGCGCGGCGCTCCTCGAACGCCAGCGGGCTTTCGCGCAGCAGGCCGGCGGCGCAGTGCTCGACGGGCGCGATATCGGCACGGTGATCTGCCCCGGTGCGGATGTGAAGCTGTTCGTCACCGCCTCGCTCGACGCGCGGGCGGACCGGCGCTTTGCCGAGATGCGGTCGCAGGGCCGCGAGATCACGCGCGAGGAAATCCGCGCGCAGATCGAACGGCGCGACGAGCGCGACATGAACCGTAAGGATGCGCCGCTGAAGCCCGCGCCCGACGCCTTCGTTCTCGATACCACCGCGCTGGACAAAGACGCCGCCATAGCCGCCGCCATCGAAGCGGTCGAACAGGCGCGAGGGCAAACCCGCTAG
- a CDS encoding DOPA 4,5-dioxygenase family protein, whose translation MDGPEAALRGFHVHIYFDPHELAAAQEFATRAKARFGCSVGHFHTRPVGPHPRGSCQLTLSPEQFGQFVRWAPSARGELTLFAHGLSGDDLADHSRHVIWFGQSEPLDLSIFG comes from the coding sequence ATGGATGGGCCTGAAGCCGCGCTCCGCGGCTTCCACGTACACATCTATTTCGATCCGCACGAGCTGGCGGCGGCGCAGGAATTCGCAACGCGTGCGAAGGCACGGTTCGGATGCAGCGTGGGGCATTTCCACACGCGACCGGTCGGCCCGCATCCGCGTGGAAGCTGCCAGCTGACGCTCAGCCCCGAACAGTTCGGACAATTCGTGCGCTGGGCGCCGAGCGCGCGGGGCGAGCTGACCCTGTTCGCGCACGGCCTGAGCGGGGACGATCTGGCCGATCACTCGCGCCATGTGATCTGGTTCGGCCAATCCGAACCGCTCGACCTGTCGATCTTCGGTTAG
- a CDS encoding permease — protein MDIYSLIGFVGMACIIGAYAYLTSSKAPNPYILHGTNLAGAALLTVSLLVHTNWPSLVLEGFWAAIAIWGIAKAIREKKAAKQP, from the coding sequence ATGGATATCTACTCGCTCATCGGCTTCGTCGGGATGGCCTGCATCATCGGTGCCTATGCCTATCTCACGTCGAGCAAGGCGCCGAACCCGTACATCCTGCACGGCACCAACCTCGCAGGCGCGGCCCTGCTGACGGTCAGCCTGCTGGTGCACACCAACTGGCCCAGCCTCGTACTCGAAGGCTTCTGGGCCGCGATCGCAATCTGGGGCATTGCCAAGGCCATCCGTGAGAAGAAGGCCGCGAAGCAGCCATGA